The following proteins come from a genomic window of Megalobrama amblycephala isolate DHTTF-2021 linkage group LG1, ASM1881202v1, whole genome shotgun sequence:
- the LOC125265415 gene encoding uncharacterized protein LOC125265415 yields MLNLLLLLCLVYHSVTGNTTVHVTGIKGGRVTLSCDFEDREISDISLNSLSEIIPVCQEKNCSGRVFKEGSCDVIIKDLIFSDAGKYFLNIYYYNDQREVRRRILEYHLHIHGEISVETGEQLKMDVLMINADKVEKNSSGEWTEVWTRGHGVSSDRLTDRDGNLTISNFTVSDTGTYRVLDSEGEIWITVTVTESNLKNTDEDETDSEHHTVGYWIVAVVLTVILILIVAAVVFHKHLHRDHDQSDNRNTGGL; encoded by the exons GTTGaatcttcttcttctgctgtgTCTCGTCTATCACAGCG TTACAGGAAACACCACTGTACATGTGACAGGAATAAAGGGAGGACGCGTGACCCTGTCATGTGACTTTGAGGACAGAGAGATTTCAGATATCAGTTTAAACAGTTTGTCAGAAATCATCCCTGTGTGTCAGGAGAAAAACTGTAGTGGTCGAGTGTTTaaagaaggatcatgtgacgtcATCATCAAGGATCTGATCTTCAGTGATGCTGGGAAATACTTTCTGAATATCTATTACTATAATGatcagagagaagtgaggcgaCGAATCCTGGAGTATCATCTTCATATTCATG GTGAGATTTCTGTGGAAACAGGAGAGCAGCTGAAGATGGATGTTCTGATGATCAATGCTGATAAAGTGGAGAAAAACTCCAGTGGAGAGTGGACAGAGGTGTGGACGAGAGGTCACGGGGTCAGCAGTGATCGACTGACCGACAGAGATGGAAATCTGACCATTAGTAATTTTACAGTCTCTGACACTGGAACATACAGAGTTCTGGACTCTGAAGGAGAAATCTGGATCACAGTCACAGTCACAG AATCAAATCTGAAGAACACAGATGAAGATGAAACTGACTCTGAACATCACA CTGTAGGTTATTGGATTGTGGCAGTTGTTCTGACtgtgattctgattctgattgtGGCTGCTGTGGTGTTTCACAAACATCTGCACAGAGATCATGATCAGAGTGACAATAGAAACACTGGAGGTCTGTGA